Proteins from one Streptomyces sp. NBC_00390 genomic window:
- a CDS encoding tellurite resistance TerB family protein, with protein sequence MLQARRVFGRKLRVCGIHTSWSTIGDGEFFCPGCGGDRNYRRRTGRRRFTVVGVPLLPRGLAGPVVECAACHTHFGTDALDHPTTGRFSAMLRDAVHTVALAVLAAGGTSSRTVRETAVATVRAAGLDDCTEDQLTSLIEALAADTGRFITDAAPYGAALAIELHEALEPLAPHLAPAGRESILLQGARIALADGPYSPAEREVLTTVGAALQLCEDDTARLLATARTPF encoded by the coding sequence GTGCTGCAAGCCCGGAGAGTATTCGGCCGAAAGCTGCGGGTATGCGGCATTCATACGTCGTGGAGCACCATCGGTGACGGCGAGTTCTTCTGCCCAGGCTGCGGAGGCGACCGCAACTACCGCCGCCGCACGGGCCGCCGCCGCTTCACCGTCGTGGGGGTGCCGCTGCTGCCGCGGGGACTTGCCGGGCCGGTCGTCGAGTGCGCCGCATGCCACACCCACTTCGGCACCGATGCCCTCGACCACCCCACCACCGGCCGCTTCTCCGCGATGCTCCGCGACGCCGTGCACACCGTCGCCCTCGCCGTCCTCGCCGCCGGCGGCACCTCCTCCCGTACGGTCCGTGAGACCGCCGTCGCCACCGTCCGCGCCGCCGGCCTCGACGACTGCACGGAGGACCAGCTCACCTCGCTGATCGAGGCGCTCGCCGCCGACACCGGCCGCTTCATCACCGACGCCGCACCCTACGGAGCGGCGCTCGCCATCGAACTGCACGAGGCGCTGGAGCCGCTCGCCCCTCATCTGGCCCCCGCGGGACGCGAGTCGATCCTGCTGCAGGGCGCGCGTATCGCCCTCGCCGACGGCCCCTACAGCCCCGCCGAACGCGAGGTCCTCACCACCGTGGGCGCGGCGCTGCAGCTGTGCGAGGACGACACGGCCCGCCTCCTGGCGACGGCCCGCACCCCGTTCTAG
- a CDS encoding MMPL family transporter, with protein MGAVPTEKAPPSAQPTARRRAVPWAIVLFWLAVVALAGPYAGKLGDVQRDNIVDYLPAGADSTQVARIQQALPGGESTDLVVVYHRDGGLTAADRATAGRQIADIAAAHRLTGERPPAGIPAKDGATLMYPLSSTEPGVDNDARAALVEDVRERLGTEGSDAGLTVEVGGPGAMQSDMEAVFETIDGTLMIATVIVVAVLLILTYRSPFLWLVPLVVVGVAALASRAVIHGLVQGFDLTVTSQSAGIMTVLVFGAGTDYALLLVARYREELRRIPRPHDAMAAALRGCGPAVLASSGTVAAGLLCLLAADLNSARGLGPVGAVGVVCALAAMLTLLPAVLVLLGRRVFWPLVPVHGSQPAQRRSLFAAMGSSASRRPAAVLVLGTLLLGTLALGVFNLPGSVAQEDSFTERPESVSAMRTLADAYPERSSQPISVIAPTAGADEALAEARATEGVVAAERGRSGDGWTAIAVFAKDAPETPGETATIKALRAGLEDSYVGGPSAQQIDLEDTNTRDSTVVIPLVLGAVVLILIALLRSLVAPLILIVAVVAVWGAAMGLGGLVFGPVFDFGGIDPGLPLLSFVFLVALGVDYGIFLMHRMREEALAGAEPAAAALTALRTTGGVIASAGIVLAATFAVLMNLPLVALVEMGFVVAVGVLLDTFLVRTYLVTSASLLLGRRVWWPGGLSRRVPDTTPTDPAQRSSLAGV; from the coding sequence ATGGGGGCCGTACCTACCGAGAAGGCGCCACCGTCGGCGCAGCCGACCGCGCGGCGCCGCGCCGTGCCCTGGGCGATCGTGCTGTTCTGGCTCGCGGTCGTCGCTCTCGCCGGCCCCTACGCGGGCAAACTCGGCGACGTGCAGCGCGACAACATCGTCGACTATCTGCCGGCGGGCGCCGACTCCACCCAGGTCGCCAGGATCCAGCAGGCACTGCCCGGCGGCGAGTCGACCGATCTGGTCGTCGTCTACCACCGCGACGGCGGGCTGACCGCGGCCGACCGCGCCACGGCCGGCCGACAGATCGCGGACATCGCCGCCGCTCACCGCCTCACCGGCGAGCGGCCGCCGGCCGGGATCCCCGCCAAGGACGGCGCCACGCTGATGTATCCGCTGTCGTCCACCGAACCCGGTGTGGACAACGACGCGCGGGCCGCTCTCGTCGAGGACGTCCGCGAACGGCTCGGCACCGAGGGGTCGGACGCCGGACTCACCGTGGAAGTCGGCGGGCCGGGCGCCATGCAGAGCGACATGGAGGCGGTCTTCGAGACCATCGACGGCACCCTGATGATCGCGACCGTGATCGTCGTCGCCGTCCTGCTGATCCTCACCTACCGCAGCCCGTTCCTGTGGCTCGTGCCGCTCGTCGTCGTCGGCGTCGCGGCCCTCGCCTCCCGTGCCGTCATCCACGGCCTCGTCCAGGGCTTCGACCTCACCGTCACCAGTCAGAGCGCGGGCATCATGACCGTCCTCGTCTTCGGCGCCGGCACCGACTACGCCCTCCTGCTCGTCGCCCGCTACCGCGAGGAGCTGCGGCGCATCCCACGGCCGCACGACGCCATGGCCGCCGCCCTGCGTGGCTGCGGCCCCGCCGTCCTCGCCTCCTCCGGCACCGTCGCCGCCGGACTGCTGTGCCTGCTCGCCGCCGACCTCAACAGCGCCCGCGGCCTCGGCCCCGTCGGCGCGGTCGGCGTGGTGTGTGCACTGGCCGCGATGCTCACCCTGCTGCCCGCCGTACTCGTCCTGCTGGGCCGCCGGGTGTTCTGGCCGCTCGTACCCGTCCACGGCAGCCAACCCGCGCAGCGGCGCTCGCTGTTCGCGGCGATGGGCAGCTCCGCGAGCCGCCGGCCGGCGGCCGTCCTGGTCCTCGGGACACTCCTGCTGGGCACGCTCGCTCTCGGGGTGTTCAACCTTCCCGGCAGTGTCGCCCAGGAGGACAGCTTCACCGAGCGGCCCGAGTCCGTCTCCGCGATGCGGACGCTCGCCGATGCCTATCCCGAGCGCAGCAGCCAGCCCATCAGCGTGATCGCGCCGACCGCCGGAGCGGACGAGGCGCTCGCCGAGGCCCGCGCCACCGAAGGCGTCGTCGCCGCCGAACGCGGACGCAGCGGCGACGGCTGGACCGCCATCGCCGTGTTCGCGAAGGACGCACCCGAGACTCCCGGCGAGACGGCCACCATCAAGGCGCTGCGCGCCGGTCTCGAGGACAGCTACGTCGGCGGGCCGAGCGCCCAGCAGATCGACCTGGAGGACACCAACACCCGAGACAGCACGGTCGTCATCCCGCTCGTGCTCGGCGCGGTGGTGCTCATCCTGATCGCCCTGCTGCGCAGTCTCGTCGCCCCGCTGATCCTCATCGTCGCAGTCGTCGCGGTGTGGGGCGCGGCCATGGGACTCGGCGGCCTCGTCTTCGGGCCCGTGTTCGACTTCGGGGGCATCGATCCCGGACTGCCGCTGCTCTCCTTCGTGTTCCTGGTCGCCCTCGGCGTCGACTACGGCATCTTCCTGATGCACCGCATGCGCGAAGAGGCCCTCGCGGGCGCCGAACCGGCCGCCGCGGCGCTCACCGCGCTGCGCACCACGGGCGGGGTGATCGCATCGGCCGGCATCGTGCTGGCCGCGACGTTCGCGGTGCTGATGAACCTGCCGCTGGTGGCGCTCGTCGAGATGGGCTTCGTGGTGGCGGTCGGCGTGCTGCTCGACACCTTCCTGGTCCGTACGTATCTGGTGACGTCGGCGAGCCTGCTGCTGGGGCGGCGCGTGTGGTGGCCGGGTGGCCTGAGCAGGCGCGTGCCGGACACGACGCCCACGGACCCGGCACAGCGGTCGAGCCTCGCCGGCGTGTGA
- a CDS encoding sensor histidine kinase, with protein MQQPQTSPPPSAPVTASARPRLGERILTAVSRDPLAVPDRRRNDAILAAAVGVLALLLALFVDDGRRPDALGWALLAGTTVPLAWRRSRPAWVLVAVLLCVGPYHALDNTHAAPVPGSLLALYTVAATARPLHTLLVGCGVISLSLTVMFNVGTHEGLEALRTSGWIFAALVFGVDVRVYRLYIASVVSRAERAERTREEEAARRVAEERLRIARDLHDLLAHSITLIGVQTSVASHVLTVDPDRLDRAAIATALDDIADTCRTARGELRTTLEVLRADGPDCDGPLPDLAALPDLVRAAGAELRLHTGGEQLTPAVEAAAYRIVQESLTNAVRHGGRGVRIEVAVERREMSLYVTVTDDGTADKSTNGSGFGIIGMRERARSVGGTLSAGPRPQGAGFEVAAALPLQPLQPSEVLV; from the coding sequence GTGCAGCAGCCACAGACCAGCCCCCCGCCCTCTGCCCCCGTCACGGCCTCAGCACGCCCGCGCCTCGGCGAGCGCATACTCACCGCGGTCAGCCGCGATCCGCTCGCCGTGCCCGACCGCCGCCGCAACGACGCGATCCTCGCCGCCGCCGTCGGCGTACTCGCCCTCCTGCTGGCCCTGTTCGTCGACGACGGCCGGCGACCGGACGCCCTCGGCTGGGCCCTGCTCGCCGGCACCACCGTGCCGCTGGCCTGGCGCCGGTCCCGGCCGGCCTGGGTGCTCGTGGCCGTACTGCTGTGCGTCGGGCCGTACCACGCCCTCGACAACACCCATGCCGCGCCGGTGCCCGGGTCGCTGCTCGCCCTCTACACCGTGGCCGCCACCGCCCGGCCGCTGCACACGCTCCTCGTCGGCTGCGGTGTCATCAGCCTTTCCCTGACGGTGATGTTCAACGTCGGCACCCACGAGGGCCTGGAGGCACTGCGCACCTCCGGCTGGATCTTCGCCGCACTCGTCTTCGGCGTCGACGTCCGCGTCTACCGCCTCTACATCGCCTCCGTGGTCAGCCGTGCCGAGCGGGCCGAACGCACCCGCGAGGAAGAGGCGGCCCGCCGCGTCGCCGAGGAGCGGCTGCGCATCGCCCGCGATCTGCACGATCTGCTCGCGCACTCCATCACCCTCATCGGTGTGCAGACCTCGGTCGCCTCCCATGTCCTGACCGTCGACCCGGACCGGCTCGACCGGGCCGCGATCGCCACGGCGCTCGACGACATCGCGGACACCTGCCGCACCGCCCGCGGTGAGCTGCGCACCACCCTGGAGGTGCTCAGGGCGGACGGCCCCGACTGCGACGGCCCGCTGCCGGACCTGGCCGCGCTGCCCGATCTCGTACGGGCGGCCGGTGCGGAGCTCCGCCTCCACACCGGCGGGGAGCAGCTCACGCCCGCCGTCGAGGCCGCGGCGTACCGGATCGTGCAGGAGTCGCTGACCAATGCCGTACGGCACGGCGGCCGGGGCGTACGCATCGAAGTGGCCGTCGAACGCCGCGAGATGTCCTTGTATGTCACGGTCACCGACGACGGAACGGCGGACAAGAGCACCAACGGATCAGGTTTCGGCATCATCGGCATGCGGGAGCGCGCCCGCAGCGTCGGCGGCACCCTGTCCGCGGGCCCGCGCCCCCAGGGTGCCGGTTTCGAAGTCGCGGCCGCCCTGCCGCTGCAACCGCTCCAGCCGTCGGAGGTCCTGGTATGA
- a CDS encoding response regulator transcription factor, with product MNPIRVLLADDQTLVRAAFAMLVESARDMEVVGQAGTGAEAVELARSERADLVVMDIRMPELDGIEATRLIAADDDLAGVKVLVLTTYDTDEHVLEALRAGASGFLVKDTRPADLLAAIRTVAAGESLLSPGPTSRLIARVLSAPSAPPPVTAGPGGLSARERQVLTLVARGLNNTEIAETLGLSPLTAKTHVSRIMGKLGARDRAQLVIVAYESGLVTPGDAPAP from the coding sequence ATGAACCCGATCCGCGTCCTGCTCGCGGACGACCAGACGCTCGTCCGCGCCGCGTTCGCGATGCTCGTCGAATCGGCCCGCGACATGGAGGTCGTCGGCCAGGCGGGCACGGGAGCCGAAGCCGTCGAACTCGCCCGCTCCGAACGGGCGGACCTGGTCGTCATGGACATCCGCATGCCCGAACTCGACGGCATCGAAGCCACCCGCCTGATCGCGGCAGACGATGATCTGGCCGGCGTCAAGGTCCTCGTCCTGACCACCTACGACACGGACGAGCACGTCCTCGAGGCGCTGCGCGCGGGTGCCTCCGGTTTCCTGGTCAAGGACACCAGGCCGGCGGACCTGCTCGCCGCCATCAGGACGGTCGCGGCGGGGGAGTCCCTGCTCTCGCCCGGTCCCACGTCCCGCCTGATCGCCCGCGTCCTGAGCGCCCCGTCCGCCCCGCCGCCGGTGACGGCGGGCCCGGGCGGCCTGAGCGCCCGCGAACGCCAGGTGCTGACGCTGGTGGCCCGCGGCCTGAACAACACGGAGATCGCCGAGACGCTGGGCCTGAGCCCGCTGACGGCCAAGACCCATGTCAGCCGCATCATGGGCAAGCTGGGCGCCCGCGACAGGGCCCAACTGGTGATCGTGGCCTACGAGTCCGGCCTGGTGACACCAGGCGACGCGCCCGCGCCATAG
- a CDS encoding gamma carbonic anhydrase family protein, translated as MLIAHRGTRPVVPESAYVAPSAVLCGAVVLGERARVLHGAVLTAEDGEVRTGADVVVMENALVRGRANHPAVLGDAVLIGPHAHINGARIGDEVFVATGASAFPGAVAGAGCELRINSVLHVNSRLEPGTVLPIGWIAAGDPAELFSPDRHDELWEKQRGLDFPGTVHGVPRGTPMRTIMARQADFYGAHLDDRLLDD; from the coding sequence ATGCTGATCGCACATCGCGGCACCAGGCCCGTGGTCCCCGAGTCCGCGTATGTCGCCCCCTCGGCCGTCCTGTGCGGCGCGGTGGTGCTGGGCGAGCGGGCACGCGTCCTGCACGGCGCGGTTCTCACGGCCGAGGACGGCGAAGTGCGCACCGGCGCGGACGTCGTGGTGATGGAGAACGCGCTGGTCCGCGGCCGGGCGAACCATCCGGCGGTGCTCGGGGACGCCGTACTGATCGGCCCGCATGCGCACATCAACGGGGCGAGGATCGGGGACGAGGTCTTCGTGGCGACGGGTGCGTCAGCATTCCCCGGCGCCGTGGCGGGAGCGGGCTGCGAACTGCGGATCAACAGCGTGCTGCACGTCAATTCGCGCCTGGAGCCGGGGACGGTGCTCCCCATCGGCTGGATCGCGGCGGGCGACCCGGCGGAGCTGTTCTCTCCGGACAGGCACGACGAGCTGTGGGAGAAGCAGCGCGGCCTGGACTTCCCGGGCACGGTCCACGGAGTCCCGCGCGGCACGCCGATGCGTACGATCATGGCCCGCCAGGCGGACTTCTACGGGGCGCACCTGGACGACCGGCTCCTCGACGACTGA
- a CDS encoding DUF4265 domain-containing protein — MTLTPVPERTTDAHDRIKIWYRFEPRDGWPPYDTEGLWATRLSEDTARVANVPFLQDGVAEGEIVRFVTGADGLYWAVERVEASGNCTIRVLPVPSGPLGRSAEAVHEKLAPFGLGGESFSKDFPLVALTVPADADLGGIKALLIRGQEEGWWRFETACVTDAWRAA; from the coding sequence ATGACCCTCACGCCCGTACCCGAGCGCACGACCGACGCACATGACCGGATCAAGATCTGGTACCGCTTCGAGCCACGCGACGGGTGGCCGCCCTATGACACCGAGGGCCTGTGGGCCACACGCCTGAGCGAGGACACCGCCCGCGTCGCGAACGTGCCCTTCCTGCAGGACGGGGTGGCCGAGGGGGAGATCGTCCGGTTCGTCACCGGCGCCGACGGCCTCTACTGGGCCGTGGAGCGGGTGGAGGCATCGGGAAACTGCACCATCCGGGTTCTTCCCGTGCCCAGCGGCCCCCTGGGCAGGAGCGCCGAGGCGGTCCACGAGAAGCTGGCGCCTTTCGGCCTGGGCGGGGAGAGCTTCAGCAAGGACTTCCCGCTGGTCGCCCTGACCGTGCCGGCCGACGCGGACCTCGGCGGGATCAAGGCGCTGCTGATCCGCGGTCAGGAGGAGGGCTGGTGGCGCTTCGAGACTGCCTGTGTCACCGACGCCTGGCGCGCTGCGTAG